One stretch of Diabrotica undecimpunctata isolate CICGRU chromosome 5, icDiaUnde3, whole genome shotgun sequence DNA includes these proteins:
- the Ing5 gene encoding inhibitor of growth protein 5 isoform X2, translated as MTSAVYLEHYLDSLEHLPTELQRNFTLMRDLDTRAQGLMKNIDSIADNFLRNKKTLTPEQRKEKLDKIQALFNKAKEYGDDKVQLAIQTYELVDKHIRRLDNDLARFESEIQDKALNARNQEEPAVGKRGRKKFKDGKVEKKKRPGNSSEEDSTGTVKGSKKKKQKGAGAAGASGAKIVSAAKAAAVAEAVAAVLPGLAGIAHPSDVLDMPVDPNEPTYCLCHQVSYGEMIGCDNPDCPIEWFHFACVGLTTKPKGKWYCPKCTQDRKKK; from the exons ATGACGTCCGCAGTTTATTTAGAACACTATTTAGATA GTCTTGAACATTTACCCACGGAATTACAACGCAATTTTACTTTGATGAGAGACTTAGACACAAGAGCCCAAGGATTAATGAAAAACATTGACTCTATTGCTGATAACTTCCTTAGAAACAAAAAGACACTGACACCAGAGCAAAGAAAAGAGAAATTAGATAAAATACAGGCACTATTCAATAAAGCTAAG gAATATGGTGACGACAAGGTGCAACTAGCAATACAAACTTACGAACTAGTTGACAAACACATTCGTAGATTAGACAATGATCTAGCAAGATTTGAATCAGAAATTCAAGATAAAGCTCTCAATGCAAGAAACCAGGAGGAACCTGCTGTTGGCAAAa GGGGTAGAAAGAAATTTAAAGATGGTAAAGTGGAGAAGAAAAAACGACCTGGCAATTCCAGTGAAGAAGATTCTACTGGTACAGTGAAGGGAagtaaaaagaaaaagcaaaaaggTGCTGGTGCAGCTGGTGCCTCTGGAGCTAAGATAGTCAGTGCTGCCAAAGCCGCTGCAG TTGCGGAAGCTGTGGCAGCAGTTTTACCTGGTTTAGCGGGAATAGCACATCCAAGTGATGTTTTAGATATGCCTGTCGATCCGAATGAACCTACTTATTGCCTATGTCATCAAGTTTCATATGGCGAAATGATTGGTTGTGATAATCCAGAT tGTCCTATAGAGTGGTTCCATTTCGCTTGTGTTGGCTTGACGACTAAGCCGAAGGGAAAATGGTATTGTCCAAAATGTACTCAAGatagaaagaaaaaatag
- the Ing5 gene encoding inhibitor of growth protein 5 isoform X1: MTSAVYLEHYLDSLEHLPTELQRNFTLMRDLDTRAQGLMKNIDSIADNFLRNKKTLTPEQRKEKLDKIQALFNKAKEYGDDKVQLAIQTYELVDKHIRRLDNDLARFESEIQDKALNARNQEEPAVGKRGRKKFKDGKVEKKKRPGNSSEEDSTGTVKGSKKKKQKGAGAAGASGAKIVSAAKAAAGEVAEAVAAVLPGLAGIAHPSDVLDMPVDPNEPTYCLCHQVSYGEMIGCDNPDCPIEWFHFACVGLTTKPKGKWYCPKCTQDRKKK; this comes from the exons ATGACGTCCGCAGTTTATTTAGAACACTATTTAGATA GTCTTGAACATTTACCCACGGAATTACAACGCAATTTTACTTTGATGAGAGACTTAGACACAAGAGCCCAAGGATTAATGAAAAACATTGACTCTATTGCTGATAACTTCCTTAGAAACAAAAAGACACTGACACCAGAGCAAAGAAAAGAGAAATTAGATAAAATACAGGCACTATTCAATAAAGCTAAG gAATATGGTGACGACAAGGTGCAACTAGCAATACAAACTTACGAACTAGTTGACAAACACATTCGTAGATTAGACAATGATCTAGCAAGATTTGAATCAGAAATTCAAGATAAAGCTCTCAATGCAAGAAACCAGGAGGAACCTGCTGTTGGCAAAa GGGGTAGAAAGAAATTTAAAGATGGTAAAGTGGAGAAGAAAAAACGACCTGGCAATTCCAGTGAAGAAGATTCTACTGGTACAGTGAAGGGAagtaaaaagaaaaagcaaaaaggTGCTGGTGCAGCTGGTGCCTCTGGAGCTAAGATAGTCAGTGCTGCCAAAGCCGCTGCAGGTGAGG TTGCGGAAGCTGTGGCAGCAGTTTTACCTGGTTTAGCGGGAATAGCACATCCAAGTGATGTTTTAGATATGCCTGTCGATCCGAATGAACCTACTTATTGCCTATGTCATCAAGTTTCATATGGCGAAATGATTGGTTGTGATAATCCAGAT tGTCCTATAGAGTGGTTCCATTTCGCTTGTGTTGGCTTGACGACTAAGCCGAAGGGAAAATGGTATTGTCCAAAATGTACTCAAGatagaaagaaaaaatag